The bacterium genome includes a region encoding these proteins:
- a CDS encoding tRNA (cytidine(34)-2'-O)-methyltransferase: protein MFQVVLYRPEIPPNTGNIIRLCANTGADLHLVHPLGFSMDDTRLRRAGLDYHEYANVMEHADFEAYLDAAGPVRLFAMSGGGRKRYSDVAYRVGDGLLFGPESVGLSGRILGHEGVTETLRIPMLPDRRSLNLSNAVAIVLFEAWRQLAFGTGV from the coding sequence ATGTTCCAGGTAGTCCTCTACCGGCCCGAGATACCGCCCAACACGGGCAACATCATCCGTCTGTGCGCCAACACCGGCGCCGACCTGCATCTGGTCCACCCGCTGGGGTTCTCCATGGATGACACCCGACTGAGGCGGGCCGGGCTCGATTACCACGAGTACGCGAACGTCATGGAACACGCCGACTTCGAAGCATACCTGGACGCGGCCGGACCGGTACGACTGTTCGCCATGTCGGGAGGCGGCCGGAAGCGGTACTCCGACGTGGCCTATCGCGTGGGGGACGGCTTGCTGTTCGGTCCGGAGAGCGTCGGGCTGAGCGGGCGCATCCTGGGCCACGAGGGGGTGACCGAGACCCTCCGGATCCCGATGCTGCCGGATCGCAGGAGCCTCAACCTCTCCAATGCGGTCGCCATCGTCCTGTTCGAGGCTTGGCGCCAGTTGGCGTTCGGCACCGGGGTCTGA
- the nucS gene encoding endonuclease NucS, protein MRLVIARCSVDYRGRLTAHLPSAIRLIMVKADGCVAIHADGGAYKPLNWMNAPNTLVEEEARWLVTNPKGEELTIRIEEVVSDHHFDLGQDPGLEKDGVEAHLQELLAAKPELLEEGLVVVRREYPTDIGPVDLLCRAADGDTVAVEIKRKGEMDGVEQLTRYLDRLGNDSRLHPLRGVLAATIIAPQAKVLAAARGISCVEVDYEQLRGAPSNHLRLF, encoded by the coding sequence ATGCGCTTGGTCATCGCGCGCTGCTCGGTCGACTACCGCGGCCGCCTCACCGCCCACCTTCCCTCCGCTATCCGCTTGATCATGGTCAAGGCGGACGGGTGCGTGGCCATCCACGCCGATGGAGGGGCCTACAAGCCTCTGAACTGGATGAACGCTCCCAACACGCTGGTCGAGGAGGAGGCTCGCTGGCTGGTCACCAACCCTAAAGGGGAGGAGTTGACCATCCGGATCGAGGAGGTCGTGTCCGACCACCATTTCGATCTGGGTCAGGATCCGGGGTTGGAGAAGGACGGTGTAGAGGCTCATCTCCAGGAGTTGCTGGCCGCCAAGCCGGAGTTACTGGAGGAGGGGCTGGTGGTGGTTCGACGGGAGTACCCCACCGACATCGGCCCGGTCGATCTGCTGTGCCGGGCGGCGGACGGCGACACGGTGGCGGTCGAGATCAAGCGGAAGGGCGAGATGGACGGGGTGGAGCAGCTGACCCGGTACCTGGACCGCCTCGGCAACGACTCGCGCCTGCATCCGCTCCGGGGAGTGCTCGCTGCCACGATCATCGCCCCGCAGGCCAAGGTGCTGGCGGCGGCACGAGGCATCTCCTGCGTGGAAGTGGACTACGAGCAACTGAGAGGCGCACCGTCCAATCACCTGCGCCTCTTCTAG